The Meriones unguiculatus strain TT.TT164.6M chromosome 6, Bangor_MerUng_6.1, whole genome shotgun sequence genome has a window encoding:
- the Rwdd2a gene encoding RWD domain-containing protein 2A, whose translation MSASLKESLQLQLLEMEMLLSMFPNQGEVKLDDVNALTNIKRYLEGTREALPPNIEFVITLQIEEPKVTIDLQVTMPHSYPYVALQLFGRSPELDRQQQLLLNQALTAYLGTFDPGELCVGAAIQWLQDNSASYFLNRKLSGEPSTQAKPVKNTFLRMWIYSHHIYQQDLRKKILEVGKRLDVTGFCMTGKPGIICVEGFKNHCEEFWHTIRYPNWKHISCKHAESVETEGDGEDLRLFHSFEELLLEAHGDYGLRNDYHMNLGQFLEFLRKHKSEHVFQILFGIESKSSES comes from the exons ATGTCAGCGTCGTTAAAAGAAAGCCTTCAGCTTCAGCTGCTGGAGATGGAAATGCTGTTGTCTATGTTCCCTAACCAAGGAGAAGTAAAACTTGACGATGTAAACGCCCTAACAAACATAAAGAGGTATCTGGAAGGCACTAGGGAAGCGCTCCCACCCAACATCGAATTTGTGATCACGCTCCAAATTGAGGAGCCCAAG gtGACAATTGACTTGCAAGTAACCATGCCGCACAGCTACCCATACGTGGCTTTGCAGCTGTTTGGACGGTCACCTGAGCTTGACAGACAGCAGCAGCTTCTTCTCAACCAAGCTCTCACGGCTTATCTAGGGACCTTTGATCCGGGTGAGCTGTGCGTCGGTGCAGCAATCCAGTGGCTGCAGGACAACAGCGCATCCTACTTCCTCAACAGAAAGCTGTCAGGTGAGCCATCCACACAAGCAAAGCCAGTCAAGAACACATTCCTCCGAATGTGGATCTACAGCCACCACATATATCAGCAGGACCTAAGGAAAAAGATTTTGGAAGTGGGGAAAAGGTTAGATGTGACTGGATTCTGCATGACGGGAAAGCCCGGCATAATCTGCGTGGAGGGCTTCAAGAATCACTGTGAGGAATTCTGGCACACCATCCGATACCCCAACTGGAAACACATTTCCTGTAAGCACGCCGAGAGTGTGGAGACGGAGGGGGACGGAGAGGACCTGCGCCTCTTCCATTCTTTTGAGGAATTACTCCTTGAAGCCCATGGTGATTACGGACTGAGGAATGATTATCACATGAACCTGGGCCAGTTCCTGGAGTTCCTCAGAAAACACAAAAGTGAGCATGTTTTCCAGATACTATTTGGTATTGAAAGCAAAAGTTCAGAGTCCTAA